The proteins below come from a single Deltaproteobacteria bacterium genomic window:
- the rmuC gene encoding DNA recombination protein RmuC: MGFVEIALVAIAALLAGCVVLLAQLFRRVQPPDAAVALAPRLEALTLGQERTDRALREELARSRDELATQTRHLREEVNLALRDVGAALDQNLERSRDSIDARLRGMQDDNQKKLDEMRATVDEKLQATIEQRLGAAFKQVSERLEAVHKGLGEMQSLAVGVGDLKRVLTNVKTRGGYGETQLEALLEHCLAAGQYAKNVQTRAGSAERVDFAVRMPNGANGEPLWLPIDAKFPQEDYARIQDAAERGDVAAIEDAGRALETRIRGEAKSIRDKYVAPPHTTDFALLFLPTEGLYAEVLRRPGLVEALQRDCKVVVVGPTTLAALLNSLQMGFRTLAIEKRSHEVWRLLNEVKKQFGLFGDLLVKVDEKLRQASNTIGDATKKTRFIQGKLNQVEALPEQEQSLLLPDLTTRGEPE; this comes from the coding sequence ATGGGCTTCGTCGAGATCGCGCTCGTCGCGATCGCCGCATTGCTTGCGGGCTGCGTCGTGCTGCTCGCGCAGTTGTTCCGGCGCGTGCAGCCGCCCGACGCCGCCGTCGCGCTCGCACCGCGCCTCGAGGCGCTCACGCTCGGGCAGGAGCGCACGGACCGCGCGCTGCGCGAGGAGCTGGCGCGCAGCCGCGACGAGCTTGCGACCCAGACGCGCCACCTGCGCGAGGAGGTGAACCTCGCGTTGCGCGACGTCGGCGCGGCCCTCGACCAGAACCTCGAACGCTCGCGCGACTCGATCGACGCGCGCCTGCGCGGCATGCAGGACGACAACCAGAAGAAGCTCGACGAGATGCGCGCGACCGTCGACGAGAAGCTGCAGGCGACGATCGAGCAGCGCCTCGGCGCGGCGTTCAAGCAGGTGAGCGAGCGCCTCGAAGCGGTGCACAAGGGCCTCGGCGAGATGCAGTCGCTCGCGGTCGGCGTGGGCGATCTCAAGCGCGTGCTCACGAACGTCAAGACGCGCGGCGGCTACGGCGAGACGCAGCTCGAGGCGCTGCTCGAGCACTGCCTCGCGGCAGGGCAGTACGCGAAGAACGTGCAGACGCGCGCCGGCTCAGCGGAGCGCGTCGACTTCGCAGTGCGCATGCCGAACGGTGCGAACGGCGAGCCGCTCTGGCTGCCGATCGACGCGAAGTTTCCGCAGGAGGACTACGCGCGCATTCAGGACGCCGCCGAGCGCGGCGACGTCGCGGCGATCGAGGACGCCGGCCGCGCGCTCGAAACGCGCATTCGCGGCGAAGCGAAGAGCATCCGCGACAAGTACGTCGCGCCCCCGCACACCACCGACTTCGCGCTGCTCTTCCTGCCGACCGAGGGCCTCTACGCCGAAGTGCTGCGCCGCCCCGGCCTCGTCGAGGCGCTGCAGCGCGACTGCAAAGTCGTCGTGGTCGGGCCCACCACGCTCGCCGCGCTGCTCAACAGCCTGCAGATGGGCTTCCGCACGCTCGCGATCGAGAAGCGCAGCCACGAGGTGTGGCGGCTCCTCAACGAGGTGAAGAAACAGTTCGGGCTGTTCGGCGACCTGCTCGTGAAGGTCGACGAGAAGCTGCGCCAGGCCTCCAACACGATCGGCGACGCCACGAAGAAGACGCGCTTCATCCAGGGCAAGCTGAACCAAGTCGAGGCGCTGCCGGAGCAAGAGCAGTCGCTGCTGCTGCCGGACCTCACGACACGCGGCGAACCCGAGTAG
- a CDS encoding MaoC family dehydratase, with protein sequence MKGPDKAITLDEFKALVGKELGVSEWTLVDQKRIDAFADLTEDHQFIHVDPAAAKATPLGSTIAHGFLTLSLVANFGYQVVPGVKGAKMGMNYGINRMRFVSPVKAGSRVRGRFKLKSLEDQGGGRWLSTTEVTVEVEGQEKPSIVMEWLGMTFV encoded by the coding sequence ATGAAGGGCCCCGACAAGGCGATCACGCTCGACGAGTTCAAGGCGCTCGTCGGCAAAGAGCTCGGCGTTTCGGAATGGACGCTCGTCGATCAGAAGCGCATCGACGCGTTCGCCGACCTCACCGAAGACCACCAGTTCATCCACGTCGATCCCGCCGCAGCGAAAGCGACACCGCTCGGCTCGACCATCGCGCACGGCTTCCTCACGCTCTCGCTGGTCGCGAACTTCGGTTATCAGGTCGTGCCCGGCGTCAAAGGCGCGAAGATGGGTATGAACTACGGCATCAACCGCATGCGCTTCGTCTCGCCCGTGAAGGCCGGCTCGCGCGTGCGCGGCCGCTTCAAGCTGAAGAGCCTCGAAGATCAGGGCGGCGGGCGCTGGCTCAGCACGACGGAAGTGACGGTCGAAGTCGAGGGCCAGGAGAAGCCGTCGATCGTGATGGAGTGGCTCGGGATGACGTTCGTGTGA